The Burkholderia ambifaria AMMD genome contains the following window.
TTCTCGGTGCTGCCGGCCGAACAGGCATGGCGCGCGCTGTTCCTCATCGGCCTCGCGCCGGCGCTGCTGGTGGTCGTGATCCGCCGCTACGTGAAGGAACCGGACGTCTACGAGAAGGAGAAGGCCGCGCAGGCGCAGGTGGCCGGCAGGCCGCGCCTCACGGAAATCTTCGCACCGAAGCTGCTGTCGACGACGCTGCGCGCGGCGCTGCTGACGACCGGCGCACAAGGCGGCTACTACGCGATCACGACCTGGCTGCCGACGTTCCTGAAGACGGAGCGGCACCTGACCGTGATGGGCACGGGCGGCTATCTCGCGACGATCATCGTCGGCTCGTGGGTCGGCTACCTGACGAGCGCCTACCTGACCGACCGCCTCGGCCGCAAGCCGAACTTCATCCTGTTCGCGCTCGGCTCGATGGTGATCGCGTTCGCCTATACGTCGCCGGTGCTGAACCTCACGAACGCGTCGATGCTGTGGCTCGGCTTCCCGCTCGGGTTCTTCGCGTCGGGCATCTTCTCCGGGATGGGCGCGTTCCTCACCGAGCTGTTCCCGACGCGGGTGCGCGGCTCGGGGCAGGGCTTCTGCTACAACGTGGGCCGCGCGGTCGGCGCACTGTTCCCGTTCCTGATCGGCGCGCTGTCGAAGCACTACGGGCTCGGCGCGAGCATCGGCATCTTCGCGGTCGCCGCGTACGGCGTGATGATCGTCGCCGCGCTGACGCTGCCCGAAACCCGCGGCCGCGAACTCGACGCCGCGTAAGCGGGCGCCGGCCCGCCGCCTTACCTCTTCCCTTTGATCGAAGCCCTCACGCGGCGCGCGACGCGCGCCGTGCGGCGGCGCTCGTCCTTCGCCTCAACGACGCATCGAGTTCATCGCCATGACTGACCGACACACTTTCCCCGTTTCCTCCGACGCCGCACGCTGGCAATTCTGGATCGACCGCGGCGGCACCTTCACCGACATCGTCGCGCGCCGGCCCGACGGCTCGCTCGTCACGCACAAGCTGCTGTCGGAGAATCCCGAGCAGTATCGCGATGCGGCCGTGGCCGGCATCCGCCACCTGCTCGGCCTGGCCGACGGCGAGCCGATCACGCCGGAACGCGTCGACATGGTGAAGATGGGCACGACGGTCGCGACCAACGCGCTGCTCGAACGCAAGGGCGAACGCACCGCGCTCGCGACGACGCGCGGCTTTCGCGACGTGCTGCGCATCGCGTACCAGAACCGGCCGCGCCTGTTCGATCTCGACATCGTGTTGCCCGATGCGCTGTACGAGACCGTCGTCGAGGTCGACGAGCGGGTCGGTGCGCACGGCGACGTCGTCGTGCCGCTCGACGTGCAACGCGCGGAAGCCGAGCTGCGCCGAGTGTTCGACTCGGGCGTGCAGGCGCTGGCCATCGTGCTGATCCACGGCTATCGCTACACCGCGCACGAGCGCGCGCTGGCCGAGCTTGCACGCCGGATCGGCTTCACGCAGGTGTCCGTGTCGCACGAGGTGTCGCCGCTGATGAAGATGGTGTCGCGCGGCGACACGACCGTGGTCGACGCGTACCTGTCGCCGATCCTGCGCCGCTACGTCGAGCAGGTCGCGCACGAGATGCCCGGCGTGAACCTGCAGTTCATGCAGAGCAGCGGCGGCCTGACGCGCGCCGATGCGTTCCAGGGCAAGGACGCGATCCTGTCCGGCCCGGCCGGCGGCATCGTCGGGATGGTGCGCGCCGCGCGCGCGGCCGGCTTCGACCGCGTGATCGGCTTCGACATGGGCGGCACGTCGACCGACGTGTCGCACTACAACGGCGAAT
Protein-coding sequences here:
- a CDS encoding MFS transporter translates to MESKILAAPAADPAGPARNGLFGWYADAQPRERRAFWSCKVGYMLDGMDTQMLSFVIPTLVATWGISLADAGFIGTMTLLASALGGWLAGILSDRIGRVRTLQLTVLWFAVFTALCGLAQNYHQLLAARALMGFGFGGEWTAGAVLIGEVIRARDRGKAVGLVQSGWAIGWGLSALLYALLFSVLPAEQAWRALFLIGLAPALLVVVIRRYVKEPDVYEKEKAAQAQVAGRPRLTEIFAPKLLSTTLRAALLTTGAQGGYYAITTWLPTFLKTERHLTVMGTGGYLATIIVGSWVGYLTSAYLTDRLGRKPNFILFALGSMVIAFAYTSPVLNLTNASMLWLGFPLGFFASGIFSGMGAFLTELFPTRVRGSGQGFCYNVGRAVGALFPFLIGALSKHYGLGASIGIFAVAAYGVMIVAALTLPETRGRELDAA